Part of the Paludisphaera borealis genome, CCGCGCGTTCGCGGCAGGATGCGGAGGAGCAGATAGACGATCCCGAGCGCGACCCATTCCCACGCCAGGTTGATCGCGATCCGCCAGTCGACGCCGCGCCGCGAGCTGATGGCCACGAGGGCGGTCAGGACGATCACGGCGGCGTCGGTCGGCGCCCATCGGAAGGCGAACTTGCCGGTGACGAGCGAGGGGAGCAGGGCCATCCCGCCGACGAGGAAGACCGCGACGACCCAGACGAGGCCCGCCCCCGCGCCCTCCTTCAGGTTGGGCTCGCTGGGCCAGAAGGCCCGCGCAACGACCAGGGCCGCGAGCAAGCCGAGGGCGAGCCGTCGCGTCCGCTCGGCCAGTCGGAGGGCGGCCTCTTCCTTGTCGTCGTGATCGTGGTCGTTCCACGAATTCGCCGGTCCCTCAGTCCGACTGCCGCCCCGTCTCTCGTTCGAGAGCTTCGGCGGTCTCGCGCCGCGCATGGCCAAGAGTCTGCTCCGATCTGTTCCCTGAGAGTTCGAGGATCGCGACGATCCCCAAGAGGCAGCCGGTCTGCGCCAGCACGAGGCCCGCGCCCCAGGCGTCGAGCCGGTGGAGCAAGAGGGCTCCGAGGCCGCAGGCCAAGGTCACCAGATCAATCGTCCAGACCGCCTGCGGCGGCGTCAAGCCGCGCGCCACCAGGCGATGCGAGAAATGCCGTCGGTCTCCCTGGAACGGACTCCGCCCCTCGCTGAGCCGGATCAAGATCACCGAGGTCATGTCGTAGAGCGGCACGGCCATCACCAGCAGCGGGGCCAGCACGCTGAACGGCGAGGCGACCCCCTCGTGGAAGAAGCTCCCCGCCACCGTCAGCGAGCCGAGCAGGAAGCCCAGAAAATTGCTGCCGGCGTCGCCCATGAACAGCCGGGCGGGCGCGTGGTTGTGGACCAGAAAGCCCGCCAATGCGCCGACCACGATCAACAACACCGCCGGCGCGAACAGGCTTCCCACCGCCGCCTGCGCCGCGCCGAAGATCAACGCCGCGATCAGGCCGACGCTCGCGGCCAGGCCGTCCATGTTGTCGAGCATGTTGAAGGCGTTGGTGAGCGCCACGATCCAGAGCACCGTGACCGCCCCGCCCAGCAGGGGATGGGTGAACGGGCCGAACAGCGTGATCCGCACGCCCGCCGCCGCGACCACCGCCGCCGCGCAGCCGACCTGGATCGCCAGCCTCGGCTTCCAATGAAGATTCTTGCGATCGTCGATGAAGCCCATCACCATCATGACGGTGCTCAAGCCGACGATCCACGCCAGCTCCCCCGCGCGCTGGCGGAGGCCCCCCGCGTGCCTGGCGATCGCCTCGGGGAGCCGGTCGGGGCCGAACAGGACCAGCAGGCCGCAGGCCGAAAGGACGATCATGATCGCCAACCAGATGGCGACGCCCCCTCCCAGGGGGGTCGGGACGCGGTGTCCCTTGTGCCCCCCCGGCCGGTCGAGCAAGCCCCACCGGGGCGCCATCCGGCGGAGCGCCGCGCAGAAGACGACGCTCAAGAAGAACGACGACGCGATCAGCGCCAGGCCGAACCGGAGCAACACGCTTTGATCGGTGGACATCGTGGTCCTTGATGCGTCTCAGAGTGGCGAATCGAAGAGTCAGGGAATTCTATGAAGGCGCGAGCTAACGATCATGCTTGGGCTCGTCGCCGGCGGCCGTGGTCGGGGCCGGCCGAACGTGCCACCAACCGATGGTCACGCAGGCCGTGAAGCAGGCCGCGAAGAGGACCAGGACCAGACCGACGCCGACCCATTCGACGGGGCGATCGGGGGGCCAGCCCGACTGCGGGCCCCCCCAGAGAATGACCGCGATCAGGAACGGACCGCCGAACGAGATCAGCGTCATCAGGCCCAGCAAGACGAGGGGCAAGCGGGACGGCGGCGCGGCGGCGGGACGGCTCATGACGACTTGGCCCCGGCGCGCTGCTCCCGGCGGACCTGGCAATCGGCGGCCAGGCGGTCGCGCGCCGCTTTCAACTCGGCCAGAGCCGCGTCGCCGGCGGTTTCGAGCGGGACGTTCTTGGATTCCGACTCGTGCCGCCACTTCATCTCGATCGTGCCGTCCTTGAGCCCGCGCTCGCCGACGACGATCCGCAACGGGATGCCGATCAGGTCGATGTCCTTGAACTTGAAGCCCGGGCGCTGGTCGCGGTCGTCGAGGATGACGTCGACGCCCGCCTCGGTCAGCCGCCGCTCGATCTCTTCGGCGGCGTCCATGACGGCCTTGTTGTTGACCTGAAGCGGCACGACGGCCGCCTGGTACGGCGCCAGGTTCAGCGGCCAGACGATCCCGTTGGCGTCGTGGCAGGCTTCGACGGCCGCGGCGACGATCCGGTTCACGCCGATGCCGTAGCATCCCATGATGAGCGGGATCTCGGTCCCCTTCTCGTCCTGGTAGTTCGCCCCCATCGCCTTCGAGTACTTGGTTCCGAGCTTGAAGACGTGGCCGATTTCGAGGCCCGCCTTGACGACCATCGCCGCGCCGCAGCGGGGACAGGGGTCCCCCTCGTCGGCGTTGCGGAGGTCGAGCGCGCGGTCGATCGGGAAGTCGCGGCCGGGAACCACGCCGGTCAGGTGGACGTCGACCTCGTTGCCGCCGACGACGATCGTCTCCATCGCCGTCACGGCGCGGTCGACGATCATCGGGATCTTGATCGCGATCGGGCCGAGGAAGCCCATCGGCGCGCCGGTGGCTTTCTGGATCGAGTCGGGATCGGCCGGGGCCAGGACGGCCGCGCCGAACGCGCGACGCACCTTGGCCTCGTTGGCTTCATGGTCGCCGCGGAGCAAGACGGCCACGGGCTTGCCGTCGGCGAGGAAGACGAGCAGCTTGCCCGACGTCGCCTCGTCGACCTTCAGGAAGGCGCAGACGTCGCGGATCGTCCGCTTGCCGGGCGTGGGCTTCGCCTCGTAGGGCGGCGAGTCGGCCCGTTGCGGGGCGGCGGCGGATTCACCGACCTCGGCCTTCTCCTGGTTCGCCGCGTAGTTGCACGACGGACACTGGATGACCTTGTCCTCGCCGGTGGAGCAGGGGACCATGAACTCGTGCGAGGCGTCGCCGCCGATCGGGCCGCTCTCGGCGTCGACGACGACGTACGGCAGGCCGCAGCGGTCGAAGGTCCGGCAGTAAGCCTCGTACATGGCGTCGTAGCTCCTACCGAGCTGGTCGACGTCGGCGTCGAAGCTGTACGCGTCCTTCATGAGGAACTCGCGGGTCCGGAGGATGCCGAACCGGGGCCGGGGCTCGTCGCGGAACTTGGTCTGGATCTGGTAGAGCGTGATCGGCAGTTGCTTGTACGACCTTACGAGGTCGCGGACCAGGTCGGTGATCACTTCCTCATGCGTCGGCCCGAGGGCCATGTGGTGGCCGCCGCTGATGGTGAGCTTCATCAGCAGGTCGCCGAAGGTCTCGAACCGGCCCGACTCCTTCCAGAGCTCGACCGGCTGAAGCGCGGGCATCAACAGTTCGACGGCGCCGGCGGCGTCCATCTCCTGACGGACGATCGCCTCGGCCTTGTGGAGCACCCGCAGCCCGAGGGGCAGGTACGTGTAGGCGCCGGCGCCGAGCTGGCGGATCATGCCCGCCCGCAGCAAGAGAATGTGGCTGGGGGCCACGGCGTCGGCCGGTGTTTCCTTGAGCGTCGGGATCAGGGCGCTAGACCACCGCACAGGGTCGTTCCTCCGGAAAGATCGCATCAACCTGGGACATTCGATTTTGGCAGAGGCAGTCTACCAGATCGACGCGTCCGGGGAGAGATCGGTTCGCTTGTTGGAACTCGTTGCCGGTCCGTCGGCTGGGGCGAAGGGGAGGGGCCTTCCGATCCGCCGGGCCGAGGCTCGCGATCGACCTCCACGGCTCAATCCACACAGGTCTTGCAACCCGGTCGTTTGCGCCTCGCGGCACGTCGTTCACAACAGGAAATCGGGGTTTCGAGAGGGGTGGAATCGCTCGAAACGGCCGGTCGGCGAAGACGACACTAAGATCAAAGGTTCGCCGGTCCCGCGGTCGCGTGCCGCGGTGTGGGACGTTGCGATCCAGTCGTTCCCTTATTTTCCGTGGTTCGCGACGGTTCAACCGAGATATGGCCGCGGGATCGCAACGGCTTTCCGATTCGTCGGAAAAAGCCGCGATTCCGGGCCGCAGGGAGGTGTTCGGTGTTGCCAAGGGATTATCTCCGCGCGCGTCACGATCGTCGAGCCCGCCGCCGGACCGATCTGACCGCCCTGGAAGCCCTCGAAGAGCGGCAGTTGATGGCGTACAGCTCGCTCGGATTCTCGTTGTCCGATTTGCAGATCTCGGGGCAGTCGGCCCCGACCGCCAACTGGGGCGGCACGGTGACGCTCAAGATCACCGTCCAGAACACCGGCGCGAGCACGATCGTCGAGCCGCTCTCGCTGGTGCCGAGCCAGCAGATCCAGAACGGTCCCGACGGCTTGCCGGTCCCTCCTTATGAACTCCCCAGCTCGTCCGACGCGATCGGCACCCAGATCGGCGTCTACCTCGTGCCCAACGGCCGGTCGCTGAGCAGGGGGGTGAAGGTCGCCAGCATCGCCGCCCCGGCGCTGCTCCAGAACAGCCTCGATCAGTTCGAGACCGACGTCACGCTTCCTTCGCGTCCCCAGGGCTTCCCCGCCGACGGCCGCTTCACCATCCGGCTCGTGGCCAACGAGAACCGGACGGCGCTGGAATCGAACTACCGCAACAACGTGAGCCCGCCGATCTCGGTACGCATCTTCAATACGCCGGCCACGGCGGCCCTCCGGGCGATCACGCTCGACCTCCCCGCGGGCCTTCAGCCGGGCGACACCGTCGCGCCTTACATCCAGATCGCCAACGTCGGCACGGCGGCCATCCCGGCCGACACCCCTGTTGAAGTCGCCCTGGTCGCCTCGACGACGCCCGACTTCAACCTCGGCAGCTCGATCATCTCGGTCTACACCGTGCGGGGCGGAATCCTCGGCACCAACTCCACGCCGCTGCCGACCCTCGGCCACCACTTCAGGCGGTCCATCGCCGCGAACCTCAAGGGCAACATCACGACGCCGAGCAACGTCGTCACGATCCGGGGCGGAAACGCCACCCTGCCGGCGAGTCCCGACAAATACTACGTCGGCGTCGTGATCGACCCGTACAACAAGCTCAACCTGACGAACCAGCCGACCGACCGCCTCGAACTGTCTCAGCTCGTCCAGGGCGGCAGTCTCAGCGGCCTGGGTTCCAGCGGCGTCGTCAGCACGGCGAACACCGGACTGTTCCCGAACCCTCCCGACGGCGTGCCGATCGGCATCGTCTGATCGACCTCCCACGGGTCGACCGCGGCGGCCAGCCAATCGCCTCCCTTGACCCCACGGAGCAGGGGCTCCTAGAATCAACGCCGTGGCGGGTTTTCCCGCCACGGCTTTTTTTATTACGTTCCACGCCTACCGAGTCGATCCATCGCATGAGTCGCCGCTACGTAAACCAGTTGTCGCATGGGGACTCCGTCGACGAGGCCTTTCTGGTCGCCGACAAGCAGCTCCGGGCCAACCGCCAGGGCAATCTTTACCTCCAGATCGAGCTGCGCGACAAGACCGGCAGCGTCGGCGCGCGGCTCTGGAACGCGACCGAAGACCTGGCGCGGTCGTTCGAGCCGGGCGACTTCCTCCGCGTCCGGGGCAAGACCCAGATCTTCCAGGGCTCGCTCCAGGTCATCCTCACGCATATCGACGTCCTAGACGCCGGCCGCGTCGAGCCCGAGGACTTCCTCCCCCAAAGCTCGCAGAACGTCTCCAAGCTCTTCGCCCGGCTCCGCGAGCTGCTGCTGGCGATGAGCAACCCCCATCTCCGCGCCCTGGTCGAGTGCTTCCTGATCGACGACGAATTCGTCGCCAAGTTCACCTCGGCCCCGGCCGGCATCAAGAACCACCACGCCTACCAGGGGGGGCTGCTCGAACACGTCGTCACCCTGCTGAACGTCGCCGACCGGATTCTCGACCTCTACCCCGAGATCGACCGCGACCTGCTGCTGACCGGGATCTTCCTCCACGACGTCGGCAAGATCGACGAACTCTCGTACGACCGCGCCTTCGCCTACACCGACGAGGGCCAGCTCGTCGGCCACCTGGTCATGGGCGTCGAGCTGCTCCGCGAGAAGGTTCTCCGGACCGTCGAGCTGACCGGCGAGTCGTTCCCGCCCGAGCTGTTGCTGCGGCTCAAGCACATGATCGTCAGCCACCACGGCGCGTACGAGTACGGCAGTCCCAAGCTGCCGATGACGCTCGAAGCCGTCGCCTTGCACTACCTCGACAACCTCGACGCCAAGATCCA contains:
- a CDS encoding MraY family glycosyltransferase, producing MSTDQSVLLRFGLALIASSFFLSVVFCAALRRMAPRWGLLDRPGGHKGHRVPTPLGGGVAIWLAIMIVLSACGLLVLFGPDRLPEAIARHAGGLRQRAGELAWIVGLSTVMMVMGFIDDRKNLHWKPRLAIQVGCAAAVVAAAGVRITLFGPFTHPLLGGAVTVLWIVALTNAFNMLDNMDGLAASVGLIAALIFGAAQAAVGSLFAPAVLLIVVGALAGFLVHNHAPARLFMGDAGSNFLGFLLGSLTVAGSFFHEGVASPFSVLAPLLVMAVPLYDMTSVILIRLSEGRSPFQGDRRHFSHRLVARGLTPPQAVWTIDLVTLACGLGALLLHRLDAWGAGLVLAQTGCLLGIVAILELSGNRSEQTLGHARRETAEALERETGRQSD
- a CDS encoding proline--tRNA ligase; translation: MRWSSALIPTLKETPADAVAPSHILLLRAGMIRQLGAGAYTYLPLGLRVLHKAEAIVRQEMDAAGAVELLMPALQPVELWKESGRFETFGDLLMKLTISGGHHMALGPTHEEVITDLVRDLVRSYKQLPITLYQIQTKFRDEPRPRFGILRTREFLMKDAYSFDADVDQLGRSYDAMYEAYCRTFDRCGLPYVVVDAESGPIGGDASHEFMVPCSTGEDKVIQCPSCNYAANQEKAEVGESAAAPQRADSPPYEAKPTPGKRTIRDVCAFLKVDEATSGKLLVFLADGKPVAVLLRGDHEANEAKVRRAFGAAVLAPADPDSIQKATGAPMGFLGPIAIKIPMIVDRAVTAMETIVVGGNEVDVHLTGVVPGRDFPIDRALDLRNADEGDPCPRCGAAMVVKAGLEIGHVFKLGTKYSKAMGANYQDEKGTEIPLIMGCYGIGVNRIVAAAVEACHDANGIVWPLNLAPYQAAVVPLQVNNKAVMDAAEEIERRLTEAGVDVILDDRDQRPGFKFKDIDLIGIPLRIVVGERGLKDGTIEMKWRHESESKNVPLETAGDAALAELKAARDRLAADCQVRREQRAGAKSS
- a CDS encoding 3'-5' exoribonuclease YhaM family protein, giving the protein MSRRYVNQLSHGDSVDEAFLVADKQLRANRQGNLYLQIELRDKTGSVGARLWNATEDLARSFEPGDFLRVRGKTQIFQGSLQVILTHIDVLDAGRVEPEDFLPQSSQNVSKLFARLRELLLAMSNPHLRALVECFLIDDEFVAKFTSAPAGIKNHHAYQGGLLEHVVTLLNVADRILDLYPEIDRDLLLTGIFLHDVGKIDELSYDRAFAYTDEGQLVGHLVMGVELLREKVLRTVELTGESFPPELLLRLKHMIVSHHGAYEYGSPKLPMTLEAVALHYLDNLDAKIHTFGREIRDDPSRDSSWTPFQQSLGRRLFKGTPGQAADGDTSDF